In Haemorhous mexicanus isolate bHaeMex1 chromosome 6, bHaeMex1.pri, whole genome shotgun sequence, a single window of DNA contains:
- the LOC132328985 gene encoding cytosolic phospholipase A2 beta-like isoform X3: protein MQFTVLFNVARIRPGETIRETFALKSETERCSKKWESLEVEFWMERVPGPPEHLITNDVLVSREVCCLEVHVDINESRKYLKEGKNLVLTVPASHERTQKTTEDTDTFYFHCVKAWEPILKVRLQKVSDKEDDNSNLSDTLTVPLKFLPLGHKVKVTLPVRHNNPLQLYLQLNACTEKLDVRLGYDLCQGEQEFLHKRKRVVAGALKKVLHLERDLHGHEVPVIAVMATGGGLRAMSAMFGHLLALQKLNLLDCVTYLTGASGSTWTLADLYEHADWSQKSLEGPLKAVKEQVTKCKLNLMSIDHLKYYHKELAERAKAGHVPSFTTLWSLVQEMFLHEQPRKYKLTDQRKALEHGQNPLPFYAVLNVKEEKFGTFKFREWADFSPYEVAIPKYGASIPSEYFDSEFFMGRRVKKLPESRICYLEGLWTNIFTRNLLDGLYWSSNSNEFWERWSQDMVDIEKHSPEEDVTVIEPPSCLSGKLYEMFQDIMTKRPLLGKSHNFLRGLEFHKDYIHQKKFIEWKDTVLDGFPNNLTPLQKYLCLIDVGYFINTSGAALFKPERNVDVIISLDYGLGHVFKQLEMTYKYCKIQNIPFPKVELSPEEEKNPKECYIFADAEDPRAPIVIHFPLVNDTFKEFKEPGVKRGHSEMEEGKVNLENNCSPYYLIRLIYSSENFDKLVNLSKYNILNNKDLLLQAIRSAVERRKSRRTGNFSSYSGYP from the exons TCTCGTGAGGTTTGCTGCTTGGAAGTGCATGTAGACATTAACGAAAGCAGGAAATACTTGAAAG AGGGTAAAAATCTCGTGCTTACGGTGCCTGCATCCCACGAGAGAACACAGAAGACGACAGAGGACACCGATACTTTCTACTTCCACTGCGTGAAGGCTTGGGAGCCAATTCTAAAAGTCAGGCTGCAG AAAGTTTCTGATAAGGAAGATGACAACAGCAATTTAAGTGACACCTTAACGGTACCACTGAAATTTCTTCCTCTTGGACATAAAGTGAAAGTAACCCTTCCTGTAAGACAT AATAACCCTCTGCAGTTGTACCTCCAACTAAATGCTTG cacagaaaaactAGATGTGCGCTTAGGGTATGACCTGTGCCAAGGAGAGCAGGAGTTCCTGCATAAGAGGAAGAGAGTCGTTGCTGGTGCCCTGAAAAAGGTTCTTCATCTGGAAAGAGATCTACATGGACATGAG GTCCCAGTAATAGCTGTTATGGCAACAGGTGGAGGTCTCAGAGCAATGTCAGCTATGTTTGGCCACCTCTTAGCTCTTCAGAAGCTAAATCTGTTGGACTGTGTCACCTATCTCACAGGGGCTTCTGGCTCTACATG GACCCTAGCAGACCTGTATGAGCATGCTGACTGGTCACAGAAGTCTCTGGAGGGGCCACTTAAAGCCGTAAAAGAACAAGTGACAAAATGCAAACTCAACCTTATGTCTATAGACCATCTGAAGTATTATCACAAGGAACTTGCTGAAAGGGCTAAAGCAGGACATGTCCCATCTTTTACAACTCTGTGGTCACTTGTGCAGGAGATGTTCTTGCATGAGCAG CCAAGAAAGTACAAACTCACAGACCAGCGCAAGGCACTGGAGCATGGGCAAAACCCACTGCCTTTCTATGCAGTCCTCAATGTGAAAGAGGAGAAGTTTGGTACTTTCAAATTTAGAG AGTGGGCAGATTTCTCTCCTTACGAAGTGGCCATACCAAAATATGGAGCCTCCATTCCTTCAGAATATTTTGACAGCGAGTTCTTCATGGGAAGGAGAGTGAAGAAGCTGCCAGAATCTCGGATCTGCTATCTGGAAG GTCTTTGGACAAACATCTTTACTAGGAATTTGCTGGATGGCTTGTACTGGTCCTCAAATTCAAATGAATTCTGGGAACGATGGTCCCAAGATATGGTAGATATAG AGAAACATTCTCCTGAGGAAGACGTTACTGTCATTGAGCCTCCATCTTGTTTGTCAGGAAAGTTGTATGAAATGTTTCAGGACATCATGACCAAGCGCCCACTACTGGGAAAGTCTCATAACTTCCTGAGAGGCTTAGAGTTTCATAAGGATTATATCCATCAGAAAAAATTTATTGAATGGAAAG acaCTGTGCTGGATGGTTTCCCTAACAATCTGACACCGCTGCAGAAATACCTGTGTCTGATAGATGTTGGCTATTTCATCAACACCAGTGGTGCAGCACTTTTCAAGCCAGAGAGGAATGTAGATGTCATCATATCCCTTGATTATGGTTTGGGACATGTGTTCAAG CAATTAGAGATGACATACAAATATTGCAAGATACAAAACATCCCATTCCCCAAAGTGGAGCTAAGTccagaagaagagaagaacCCAAAGGAATGTTACATATTTGCGGATGCAGAGGACCCCAGAGCACCTATAGTAATCCATTTTCCCTTGGTGAATGACACCTTTAAGGAATTCAAGGAGCCAG GGGTGAAGCGTGGTCACTCAGAGATGGAAGAAGGCAAAGTAAATCTGGAGAACAACTGCTCACCGTACTACCTCATTAGGCTAATTTACTCCTCTGAAAATTTTGATAAACTTGTGAACCTGAGCAAATACAACATTCTCAATAACAAAGACCTGCTCCTCCAGGCCATCAGGAGTGCtgtagaaagaaggaaaagcagaaggacTGGGAATTTCTCCAGCTACTCTGGATATCCCTAG